The Gimibacter soli genome includes a region encoding these proteins:
- a CDS encoding MFS transporter, whose amino-acid sequence MMNTNSPIPASPAETKGWPSATQGWLTVAAFCVAAILSYTDRQILSLLVDPIRGDLQISDTQIGLLQGMAFAIVYSFAGIPFGRMADRTARRTVILAGIVVWSLGTLLCGMAGSFGELFAGRLIVGIGEAALAPAATSMIGDLFPQERRGVALGVFMMGMVVGGGVAIGIGGGILTLATAGAFEGLPFIGDLAPWRTALVLLALAGVPLLIGLAFIPEPARRGLAEGGSGGLPLRRTFEMLADLRWRILPLVLGCAMMAVGDFAMLSWAPALLSRNFAMAPGEIGALLGTLIVIAGVISTVGGGYVSDRLTRRSGAIGRVHLAVAACVLALPCSFIWFATGPYQVLALVSLWTMISTVAGVTGIVALQESVPNELRGLSVSFIGFGNILVGLGIGVTMIGFVVDNVFVDPLSLGKALTLCVTPAAIIAIFSFALAGRAIRKASHS is encoded by the coding sequence ATGATGAACACAAATTCCCCCATTCCGGCCTCGCCGGCTGAAACAAAAGGCTGGCCTTCGGCAACGCAGGGCTGGCTCACGGTCGCCGCCTTCTGCGTGGCGGCGATCCTTTCCTATACGGACCGCCAGATTCTCAGCCTGCTTGTCGATCCGATCCGGGGCGACCTACAGATCAGCGATACCCAAATCGGGCTGCTGCAGGGCATGGCCTTCGCGATTGTCTATTCTTTCGCCGGTATCCCCTTTGGCCGCATGGCGGACCGGACGGCGCGCCGCACAGTGATCTTGGCCGGGATCGTGGTCTGGAGCCTCGGCACGCTTCTTTGCGGCATGGCGGGATCGTTTGGTGAATTGTTCGCGGGCCGCCTGATCGTCGGGATCGGCGAAGCGGCGCTTGCGCCGGCGGCCACCTCGATGATCGGTGACCTGTTCCCGCAGGAGCGGCGCGGCGTGGCGCTTGGCGTTTTCATGATGGGCATGGTGGTTGGCGGCGGCGTTGCCATCGGCATCGGCGGTGGCATCCTGACGCTGGCAACGGCGGGTGCCTTCGAAGGCCTGCCATTCATTGGCGACCTGGCGCCGTGGCGGACTGCACTGGTGCTGCTGGCCCTTGCCGGCGTGCCGCTCCTTATCGGCCTTGCCTTCATCCCTGAACCCGCGCGTCGCGGGCTCGCTGAAGGGGGCAGCGGCGGCCTGCCGCTCCGCCGTACCTTTGAAATGCTGGCTGACCTGCGCTGGCGCATCCTGCCCCTGGTGCTTGGCTGCGCCATGATGGCTGTTGGCGATTTCGCGATGCTCAGCTGGGCACCGGCGCTGCTGTCGCGGAACTTCGCGATGGCTCCGGGCGAGATCGGCGCGCTTCTCGGCACGCTCATTGTCATTGCCGGAGTTATCTCCACCGTTGGCGGCGGTTATGTCAGCGACCGGCTGACACGCCGCTCAGGCGCCATCGGCCGCGTCCATCTGGCAGTGGCGGCCTGTGTGCTGGCGCTGCCCTGTTCCTTCATCTGGTTTGCGACCGGGCCGTATCAGGTGCTGGCGCTTGTATCGCTCTGGACCATGATTTCGACCGTCGCAGGCGTCACCGGTATCGTTGCCCTGCAGGAAAGCGTGCCCAATGAGCTGCGCGGCCTCAGCGTTTCCTTCATCGGCTTCGGCAACATTCTGGTCGGGCTCGGTATCGGTGTCACGATGATCGGCTTTGTGGTCGATAACGTGTTCGTCGACCCCCTCTCGCTCGGCAAAGCCCTCACGCTTTGTGTCACGCCCGCCGCCATCATCGCCATCTTCAGCTTCGCGCTTGCCGGGCGCGCCATCCGGAAGGCTTCTCACTCATGA
- a CDS encoding helix-turn-helix domain-containing protein → METIREIMAAHPGITLRDIRTERAMTLKELAEKSGIPVSTLSKLENGKMTMTYDKLVRIGIGLGVDLGRLLSTPHTEARPAPSALGRRCVTRAGKETSVLYKKHRHFYPASELLNKQMVPMIIDVKARTMEEIGGLLRHTGEEFLYVLEGTMELHSELYTPLKLSAGDSVYFDSGMAHAYILAGESPCRVLAVCAGAGVDALAEAVLNTTGHGEDSGESDD, encoded by the coding sequence ATGGAAACGATAAGGGAAATCATGGCGGCTCACCCCGGAATTACTTTGCGCGACATCCGTACCGAACGCGCAATGACCCTGAAGGAACTGGCTGAAAAGTCGGGTATCCCGGTATCGACTCTTTCCAAGCTTGAAAACGGCAAGATGACGATGACCTACGACAAGCTGGTGCGGATCGGCATCGGGCTCGGGGTCGATCTCGGGCGGCTTCTCAGCACACCGCATACGGAGGCGCGGCCGGCGCCGTCCGCGCTCGGGCGCCGGTGTGTGACGCGGGCGGGCAAGGAAACCAGCGTGCTCTATAAGAAGCACCGGCATTTCTACCCGGCGTCTGAACTGCTCAACAAGCAGATGGTGCCGATGATTATAGACGTGAAAGCCCGCACTATGGAAGAAATCGGCGGCCTCCTTCGTCACACGGGTGAAGAATTCCTTTATGTGCTTGAAGGCACAATGGAGCTGCATAGCGAGCTTTATACGCCCCTGAAACTTTCGGCGGGTGATTCCGTTTATTTCGACAGCGGCATGGCGCACGCCTATATCCTGGCGGGCGAATCGCCGTGTCGTGTTTTGGCGGTTTGCGCCGGTGCCGGGGTTGATGCCCTTGCCGAAGCGGTGCTGAATACCACCGGACACGGCGAGGATTCGGGCGAATCTGACGACTGA
- a CDS encoding dipeptide epimerase: protein MKPLSISAVMDPMRLRQPFRISGYVFEALPAVVVTLEDGTFTGRGEAGGVYYTGDDTDHMLAEIERCRDGIVTCESREALRTVMPSGGARNAVDAAMWELESFRAGKPVWQLAGLAEPKPLVTTFTLSADDPATILRNLEGYRDAKAIKLKLDGDFAADAERVATVRKARPDVWMMVDANQGYSASGLDALVGVLADHDVSLLEQPLPRGNEADLEGFKSPVPIAADESCLDLSEIPNILGRFQVLNIKLDKCGGLTEALLMEQEARRLGLKVMVGNMAGSSLAAAPGFLLAQRCDIVDLDGPSFLAKDRDIGVSYKDGSIFCPTEVWGATL from the coding sequence ATGAAACCCCTCTCGATTTCCGCTGTGATGGACCCGATGCGCTTGCGCCAGCCCTTCCGCATTTCGGGCTATGTGTTCGAGGCCTTGCCCGCCGTTGTCGTCACGCTTGAGGATGGCACCTTCACTGGCCGGGGCGAGGCGGGCGGCGTTTATTACACTGGCGACGATACCGACCATATGCTGGCCGAGATCGAGCGTTGCCGCGATGGTATCGTCACCTGCGAAAGCCGTGAGGCGCTGCGCACGGTGATGCCTTCGGGCGGCGCGCGGAACGCGGTCGATGCTGCCATGTGGGAACTGGAATCGTTCCGCGCGGGTAAGCCCGTTTGGCAGCTTGCGGGCCTCGCCGAGCCGAAGCCGCTTGTCACCACCTTCACGCTTTCCGCTGATGATCCGGCAACGATCCTCCGGAATCTGGAAGGCTACCGGGACGCCAAAGCGATCAAACTGAAGCTCGATGGTGATTTCGCGGCGGATGCCGAACGCGTCGCCACCGTGCGCAAGGCGCGGCCGGACGTCTGGATGATGGTCGATGCCAATCAGGGATACTCCGCCAGCGGCCTTGATGCGCTCGTCGGTGTTCTGGCCGATCATGATGTATCGCTTCTGGAGCAGCCCTTGCCCCGCGGCAACGAGGCTGACCTTGAAGGCTTCAAGTCCCCCGTGCCGATTGCGGCAGATGAAAGCTGCCTCGACCTCAGCGAGATCCCGAACATCCTCGGGCGTTTTCAGGTGCTGAACATCAAGCTCGATAAATGCGGCGGGCTGACCGAGGCCTTGTTGATGGAACAGGAAGCACGGCGGCTGGGGCTGAAGGTGATGGTCGGCAATATGGCGGGCTCGAGCCTTGCAGCAGCCCCCGGTTTCCTGCTCGCACAGCGCTGCGATATCGTCGACCTCGACGGCCCGTCCTTCCTTGCGAAGGACCGCGATATCGGCGTCAGCTACAAGGATGGCAGCATTTTCTGCCCGACCGAGGTCTGGGGCGCGACGCTCTAG
- a CDS encoding TonB-dependent receptor, whose protein sequence is MLHLSRMLLASSAAIALTLPAVAQAAEGGAEDAFELEEIIVTAQKREQRLLDVPQSVSVLSSKALAAAQAERFDDYLTRLPSATFTTTQSGQTRLILRGINAGGVGATVATYVDETPYGSATGLANGAILTPDLDPFDVARVEVLRGPQGTLYGANSLGGLVKFVTVKPSTEGFEAAAKGNVESMKGGDTGYALRGAVNVPLGEKLALRASAFHRKDAGFIDDVNGNEHVNSGTMEGGRASLLFKPTDNFSVLLSANLQDLKSNGDNSFDADPATNLPLFGELMQSRLLSQNNDIKYRIYNGTVEWDLEGFTLTSATSYGKLDQTQTDDFSSLYGPILTAVFGTPLGAGLDATMGQKRFTQEFRVDSTGDGPLQWTVGGYYSEEENALGQVLYGIDAGTGEVFTGLEELILVGLDSDYKEYAGFASATYSFSEKLDLTVGARYSSNDQTNLQSTAGPLAGPATSFDGDSSDTAFTFSVAPSFKPNETTTLYARVARGYRPGGPNALPPTAPTSVPRDFAPDYTTNYEAGVKAELLERTLAVDASLFYIDWTDIQVLVQVDNFGVNSNGGKAKSQGAEFSATYSPVEGLTFTGSASYVDAKLTEDADPLTGALDGDRLPYVPKFSSSIGAEYEWPLSDTLTGSVGGTWRHTGARESGFDSTLGQRTMPSYELVDLHAGIAFENITLEAYVRNLTDARGFTALGGPSGAPMGGIAASIIRPRAFGLSLSLQY, encoded by the coding sequence GTGTTACATCTGTCGAGAATGCTTCTTGCCTCAAGTGCCGCTATTGCACTGACCCTGCCTGCTGTCGCGCAAGCGGCTGAAGGCGGCGCAGAGGACGCTTTTGAACTGGAAGAAATCATCGTTACCGCCCAGAAGCGCGAACAGCGCCTTCTGGACGTGCCCCAATCCGTTTCCGTGCTATCATCCAAGGCCCTTGCCGCTGCGCAAGCCGAACGGTTCGACGATTATCTGACCCGTTTGCCAAGCGCGACCTTCACCACAACCCAATCGGGCCAGACGCGCCTGATTCTCCGCGGCATTAACGCGGGCGGCGTTGGCGCAACGGTTGCGACCTATGTGGATGAAACGCCTTATGGCTCGGCCACCGGCCTAGCGAACGGCGCGATCCTCACCCCTGACCTTGACCCGTTCGACGTTGCACGCGTGGAAGTGCTGCGCGGGCCGCAGGGCACGCTGTATGGTGCCAACTCGCTTGGCGGCCTTGTGAAGTTCGTGACTGTAAAACCCTCGACTGAAGGCTTTGAAGCCGCTGCCAAAGGCAATGTCGAAAGCATGAAGGGCGGCGACACCGGTTATGCCCTGCGCGGTGCCGTCAACGTGCCGCTCGGTGAAAAACTTGCCCTGCGCGCCAGCGCCTTCCACCGCAAGGACGCCGGCTTCATCGATGATGTGAACGGCAACGAGCATGTCAACAGCGGCACCATGGAAGGCGGCCGCGCCAGCCTCCTGTTCAAGCCGACCGATAATTTCTCGGTTCTACTTTCGGCCAACTTGCAGGATCTGAAAAGCAACGGCGACAACTCGTTTGATGCTGATCCCGCCACCAACCTTCCGCTGTTCGGTGAGCTGATGCAAAGCCGGCTGCTGTCGCAGAATAACGATATCAAATACCGCATCTATAACGGCACGGTGGAATGGGACCTTGAAGGTTTCACCCTCACCTCGGCCACGAGCTATGGCAAGCTTGACCAGACACAGACGGACGATTTCTCGTCCCTTTATGGCCCGATCCTGACGGCTGTATTTGGCACACCACTTGGCGCCGGCCTTGACGCCACCATGGGCCAGAAACGTTTCACCCAGGAATTCCGCGTAGATTCAACTGGTGACGGCCCGCTGCAATGGACTGTTGGCGGCTATTATTCGGAAGAAGAAAACGCCCTTGGCCAAGTCCTTTACGGGATCGACGCAGGCACGGGTGAAGTTTTCACCGGCCTTGAAGAGCTGATCCTTGTCGGCCTCGATTCCGACTATAAGGAATATGCGGGCTTTGCAAGCGCCACCTACAGCTTCTCGGAAAAGCTCGACCTGACGGTCGGCGCCCGTTACAGCAGCAACGACCAGACGAACCTGCAATCGACGGCTGGCCCGCTCGCCGGCCCGGCCACCAGCTTCGACGGCGACTCTTCGGATACCGCATTCACCTTCTCGGTGGCGCCGAGCTTCAAGCCGAACGAAACCACGACCCTTTATGCGCGCGTGGCACGCGGCTACCGCCCCGGCGGCCCGAATGCCCTGCCCCCGACCGCACCAACATCCGTACCGCGTGATTTCGCCCCCGATTACACCACCAACTATGAGGCTGGTGTGAAGGCGGAGCTTCTGGAACGCACCCTCGCGGTTGATGCTTCGCTCTTCTATATCGACTGGACCGACATTCAGGTGCTGGTGCAGGTCGATAACTTCGGCGTCAACTCGAACGGCGGCAAAGCCAAAAGCCAGGGCGCTGAATTCTCGGCCACCTACAGCCCCGTCGAAGGCCTGACCTTCACCGGCAGTGCGTCATACGTTGATGCCAAGCTGACGGAAGATGCCGACCCGCTGACTGGCGCACTGGACGGAGACCGTCTGCCCTATGTGCCGAAATTCTCGTCGTCGATTGGCGCCGAATATGAATGGCCGCTCTCGGACACGCTGACCGGCTCGGTTGGCGGCACATGGCGCCACACCGGTGCGCGGGAATCGGGCTTTGACTCCACCCTTGGGCAGCGCACCATGCCGTCCTATGAACTGGTGGACCTGCATGCCGGCATTGCCTTCGAGAACATTACGCTTGAAGCCTATGTCCGCAACCTGACCGACGCACGCGGCTTCACCGCACTTGGTGGCCCGTCTGGCGCACCGATGGGCGGGATCGCAGCCTCGATCATTCGGCCGCGTGCCTTCGGCCTGTCGCTCAGCCTGCAATACTGA